A region of Salirhabdus salicampi DNA encodes the following proteins:
- a CDS encoding DUF771 domain-containing protein, giving the protein MQQLSVNLTIPIPSDSVLISKVEFEELQKQQLQGTCWTMQDLEKRINRKQEWIKAKILYPSRFRKILDVNNGGFVRYPQTRGDKWSFQASRMAKFLDEHFPEIFSD; this is encoded by the coding sequence ATGCAACAATTATCAGTTAATTTAACTATCCCTATTCCTTCAGATTCCGTACTTATTTCAAAAGTAGAATTTGAAGAATTGCAGAAGCAACAACTTCAGGGTACTTGTTGGACAATGCAAGACCTTGAAAAGCGAATTAATCGTAAACAAGAATGGATTAAAGCTAAAATTCTTTATCCTTCCAGGTTTAGAAAGATCCTTGACGTTAACAATGGGGGATTTGTAAGGTACCCACAAACAAGGGGGGATAAGTGGTCATTTCAAGCTTCCAGAATGGCAAAGTTTTTAGATGAGCATTTTCCAGAAATTTTTTCAGACTGA
- a CDS encoding restriction endonuclease subunit S, whose product MNPQQVNPKLRFGGHTKDWKRSSLGELCKVNQGLQIPISERFLEPGEQRHFYITNEFLKKGSTRSYYIMSPNKSVLCDEDDVLMTRTGNTGIVVTGVRGAFHNNFFKIKFNRELLDKDYLVLFLRSPRTKHKILTYAGQSTIPDLNHKDFYSLEIQYPTLEEQKKISSFFLLLNQKVEKQEEKVEQLELFKKGMMQKIFSQEIRFKDENGKEFPKWINTTVEKIARLEKGFTPRTNDSSLWDGDIPWLSIAGLNQGKYIDTASKWITKKAINDKNPVPKGTLIMSFKLTLGRLGIIKEEMYTNEAICHFYWKNNNIDTEYVYYYLSSIDIQSFGSRAAKGITLNNESLNSIVIKLPDYREQQKIASFFSKVDLKIEKEKDKLEHLKKVQKGFFQQMFI is encoded by the coding sequence TTGAATCCACAACAGGTTAACCCGAAATTAAGATTTGGTGGACATACTAAGGATTGGAAAAGAAGCTCTTTAGGTGAATTATGTAAAGTTAATCAAGGTTTACAAATACCTATTTCAGAAAGGTTCTTAGAACCTGGTGAACAAAGACATTTTTATATCACCAATGAGTTTTTAAAGAAAGGAAGTACAAGAAGTTATTATATTATGTCTCCAAACAAAAGCGTTTTATGTGATGAAGATGACGTTCTGATGACTAGAACTGGTAATACAGGAATAGTAGTAACTGGTGTGAGAGGGGCTTTTCATAATAATTTCTTTAAAATTAAATTTAATAGAGAGTTATTAGATAAAGACTATTTGGTTTTGTTCTTGAGAAGCCCAAGAACAAAACATAAAATTCTAACATATGCGGGGCAATCAACTATCCCTGACTTAAATCATAAGGACTTTTATTCTTTAGAAATTCAATATCCAACTTTAGAAGAACAAAAGAAGATATCATCATTTTTCTTACTTCTTAACCAAAAGGTAGAAAAACAAGAAGAAAAAGTTGAGCAGTTAGAATTGTTCAAAAAAGGTATGATGCAGAAAATCTTTTCGCAGGAGATTCGGTTTAAAGATGAAAACGGAAAGGAATTTCCTAAATGGATTAATACTACTGTTGAGAAGATAGCAAGACTTGAAAAAGGATTTACCCCCCGAACTAACGACTCAAGTTTATGGGATGGAGATATTCCGTGGCTCTCGATAGCTGGATTAAACCAAGGTAAATATATAGATACAGCCAGCAAGTGGATTACTAAAAAAGCTATAAATGATAAGAATCCTGTCCCAAAAGGAACATTAATTATGAGCTTTAAATTAACATTAGGAAGGCTTGGAATAATTAAAGAAGAAATGTACACTAACGAAGCTATCTGTCATTTTTATTGGAAAAATAATAATATAGATACTGAATATGTATATTATTACTTATCATCTATAGACATTCAAAGTTTTGGTTCAAGAGCAGCAAAAGGTATAACTTTAAATAATGAAAGTTTAAATTCTATAGTAATAAAGTTACCTGATTATAGAGAGCAACAAAAAATTGCGTCTTTCTTTTCGAAGGTTGATTTAAAAATTGAAAAAGAAAAGGATAAATTAGAGCACTTAAAAAAGGTGCAAAAGGGTTTTTTTCAGCAAATGTTCATCTAA
- a CDS encoding adenylate cyclase, with the protein MEFKNYDYKERKKKVEEILDNTDKVEEVDKFPTEDNFTYTNGYKAWAGAIFVDLRDSTTLFTDSDEVNISKVIRGFTSEIIEILRKDTDNQMKEIGIRGDCVFAVYSSPKKVDLYDIANRSFYINTYMKMLNELLEDRGLPRIKAGIGMSANKTLAVKAGRKSSGINNLVWIGESVARAAKLSDLGNKDGISPLVMSNIFYNNYIEEQKKRNSNSESWWTRQNDDDYGTYYHGNVIKIDFDQWIKNGMKD; encoded by the coding sequence ATGGAATTTAAAAATTATGATTATAAGGAACGAAAAAAGAAGGTAGAAGAAATTCTTGATAACACTGATAAAGTAGAGGAAGTTGATAAGTTTCCAACAGAAGATAATTTTACATACACAAATGGTTATAAAGCTTGGGCAGGGGCGATATTTGTTGATTTAAGGGATTCAACAACTTTATTTACTGATAGTGATGAAGTTAATATCTCTAAAGTAATTCGTGGATTTACATCGGAAATAATAGAAATTTTGAGGAAAGATACTGACAATCAAATGAAAGAAATTGGTATTAGGGGAGATTGCGTTTTTGCAGTATATTCTTCACCTAAAAAAGTAGATCTCTATGATATTGCAAATAGATCATTCTATATTAATACTTATATGAAAATGTTAAATGAATTATTAGAAGATAGAGGACTCCCAAGAATAAAAGCAGGAATAGGCATGTCAGCAAATAAGACCTTAGCTGTCAAGGCCGGAAGGAAGTCATCTGGAATTAACAATTTAGTTTGGATTGGTGAATCTGTCGCTCGTGCTGCCAAACTTTCCGATTTGGGTAATAAGGATGGGATTTCACCTTTGGTTATGTCTAATATTTTTTATAATAATTATATAGAAGAGCAGAAAAAGAGAAACTCAAATTCAGAATCATGGTGGACGAGACAGAATGATGATGATTATGGAACATATTATCATGGTAATGTTATTAAAATTGATTTTGATCAATGGATTAAAAATGGCATGAAAGATTAA
- a CDS encoding site-specific integrase, which translates to MNNLSWLQPQDSNEVSTEVQELQHEAREYLANSKSSNTKRAYGSDWKQFEEWCASHAFASLPAEPDTLVYYITMLGKTKKASTIKRKMATVSQRHETAGYKSPTKTPLVRGVWEGLQRKIGIKEEGREAIWLYELRQVIKELPHGKLIGVRNRALLVIGWAGALRRSELVGLHIEDISKTRDGLIIHLNQSKTDQKGEGHDVALPFGSNPLTCPVRSFEDWISAAGITEGPVFRRIDRHENVMGGLTAQSVRLIVKKCCEEVGLDPKRYGAHSLRSGFCSQAARAGKAEHQIMKQTRHKRSDSLQRYIKKANLFEDNAASGIGL; encoded by the coding sequence ATGAACAATCTATCCTGGTTACAACCGCAAGATTCCAATGAGGTTTCTACCGAAGTACAAGAACTTCAACATGAAGCTCGTGAATATCTAGCAAACTCGAAATCTAGTAATACAAAACGCGCCTATGGTTCCGATTGGAAACAATTTGAAGAATGGTGTGCCTCTCACGCGTTTGCTTCCCTTCCAGCAGAACCGGACACATTGGTGTATTACATAACTATGTTAGGCAAAACGAAAAAGGCATCCACGATCAAGCGAAAAATGGCGACAGTCTCTCAACGTCATGAAACTGCTGGTTACAAAAGTCCGACCAAAACGCCATTAGTGCGAGGTGTATGGGAGGGACTACAGCGTAAGATTGGTATTAAAGAAGAAGGCAGAGAAGCAATTTGGTTATATGAGCTACGCCAGGTCATTAAAGAATTACCACATGGTAAGCTCATCGGGGTCCGAAATCGCGCTTTATTAGTTATCGGTTGGGCCGGTGCATTACGTAGAAGTGAACTGGTTGGCTTACATATCGAAGATATTTCTAAAACACGAGATGGATTGATTATCCATTTAAATCAAAGTAAAACGGATCAGAAGGGAGAAGGTCATGATGTTGCACTCCCATTTGGATCAAATCCATTGACTTGTCCTGTTCGTAGTTTCGAAGATTGGATTTCTGCAGCTGGCATTACGGAAGGACCAGTGTTTCGACGGATTGATCGTCACGAGAATGTGATGGGGGGCTTAACGGCACAATCGGTCCGTTTGATTGTGAAAAAGTGTTGTGAGGAAGTTGGATTAGATCCAAAACGATATGGGGCGCATAGTTTGCGGAGTGGCTTTTGTTCTCAAGCTGCGAGAGCTGGAAAGGCAGAACATCAAATCATGAAACAAACGAGACATAAGCGAAGTGATTCGTTGCAGCGATATATCAAAAAAGCGAATTTGTTTGAAGATAATGCAGCATCGGGAATAGGACTTTAA
- a CDS encoding HNH endonuclease, translated as MYQYLIDDLSEESQFRSVFLFGRNVATYKFALAKSLLQLSKSSKEFISLEDLSPIYVNHMLEHVRSGKRQITSSSSRFIQACQLYESNQIAWEQLLDVTEKLGFNNVIDAFHNIPAGELEKSFFKKSVQGYKKGIILTDDLFKLGQSRDFENMYEEVEGRWNLVETAWHERNPKLEVKFDIDKEELFSLRPVTPEKYLNSHNRVSMTPVRKPLNGYQKGKCFYCFDAISIESSRSNTCDVDHFIPLSVQYNSNKDLDLNGVWNLVLSCQDCNRGEENGKFARLPNEKLLFRLHKRNEYFIDSNHPLKETLIMKTGATSTSRLNFLRSIFKFAASFKSPEWKPRYIHDVGF; from the coding sequence TTGTATCAATACTTAATAGATGATTTATCCGAAGAAAGTCAATTTCGATCAGTTTTTTTATTCGGGAGAAATGTAGCTACTTACAAATTCGCATTAGCTAAATCATTGTTACAACTTAGTAAATCAAGTAAAGAGTTTATATCTCTCGAAGATCTTTCCCCTATATATGTGAACCATATGTTAGAACACGTTCGTAGTGGTAAAAGACAAATTACGAGCTCGAGTTCTCGTTTTATACAAGCGTGCCAGCTTTATGAGTCAAATCAGATTGCATGGGAACAGTTACTTGATGTTACAGAAAAACTGGGTTTCAATAATGTAATAGATGCATTTCATAACATCCCAGCAGGTGAACTTGAAAAGTCTTTCTTCAAAAAATCTGTGCAAGGTTATAAAAAAGGTATAATCCTGACAGACGATTTATTTAAATTGGGACAAAGTAGAGATTTCGAAAACATGTATGAAGAAGTCGAAGGTAGATGGAATTTAGTAGAAACCGCATGGCATGAAAGAAACCCTAAATTAGAAGTTAAATTTGACATAGATAAAGAAGAGCTATTCAGTTTACGTCCTGTTACTCCTGAAAAGTACCTAAATTCCCACAATCGAGTATCAATGACCCCTGTGAGGAAACCCTTAAACGGTTATCAAAAAGGAAAATGTTTCTATTGTTTTGATGCCATTTCTATTGAGAGCAGTAGGTCCAACACTTGTGATGTAGATCATTTCATTCCATTAAGTGTTCAATATAACTCTAATAAGGACTTAGATTTAAATGGAGTTTGGAACCTCGTCTTATCTTGTCAAGACTGTAATAGAGGAGAAGAAAACGGTAAATTTGCTAGACTTCCAAATGAAAAGTTGTTATTCCGCTTGCACAAACGAAATGAATATTTTATTGATAGTAACCATCCCTTGAAAGAAACTTTAATTATGAAAACAGGTGCTACATCAACATCTAGATTGAATTTCTTAAGATCTATCTTTAAATTTGCTGCATCATTTAAAAGTCCAGAGTGGAAACCTAGATATATTCATGATGTAGGTTTTTAA
- a CDS encoding nucleoside triphosphate pyrophosphohydrolase, with protein sequence MPVYHKLVRDLIPQLIEKNGKKFSTRILDDNEYITALKAKLEEEIEEYLNAENNQDSLEELADVLELIYALAKTHGESFEKIEEIRRQKAEKRGGFNEKVYLIEVEDNQ encoded by the coding sequence ATGCCAGTGTACCACAAATTAGTACGTGACCTTATTCCACAATTAATAGAGAAAAATGGAAAAAAATTTTCAACCAGAATACTTGATGATAATGAATATATAACTGCTTTAAAAGCTAAGCTTGAAGAGGAAATAGAGGAGTATTTAAATGCGGAAAATAATCAAGATAGTTTAGAAGAATTAGCGGATGTTTTGGAATTAATTTATGCGTTAGCTAAAACTCATGGGGAATCATTTGAGAAAATAGAGGAGATACGTCGGCAAAAAGCAGAGAAGAGGGGTGGGTTTAACGAAAAGGTCTATTTAATAGAGGTAGAAGATAATCAATAG
- a CDS encoding GmrSD restriction endonuclease domain-containing protein has protein sequence MSKTLFKKVDYSLSKLIHDIDHGDIGLPELQRPFVWSGRDVRNLFDSMYKGFPVGYFLFWSNEHLANTKQIGTESKQAKVPRLLIVDGQQRLTSLYAVLKGKAVLTEDYKEKQLQIAFRPRDGQFEVADAAIKRDPEFIPDISVVWKDGTSTYKLIRDFLKNLSSSKEISNEEEETISDSIDQLYKLEDYPFTAMEISSTVDEEQVSDIFVRINSKGKKLNQADFILTLLSVFWDEGRKQLEDFCKKARIPASSDQEITPYNNFIMPDPDHLLRVSIGLGFKRARLKNVYSVLRGKDMETGKFSEERRDEQFDVLKKAQSYTTDLQNWHEFMKVLVKAGFRSRKMVSSETTLLYAYAMFLIGKVDFKVDPYTLRNLIARYYFMLVVTGRYTNSPETVMERDLARLRGLANQKEFIRTIEKLINDSLTNDFWQITLVNNLETSSAQSPALFAYYASLNLLEAKVLFSKMKVSELIDPILKGTRNPIERHHLFPKDYLKSIGITETRRINQVANFALVEWGDNNDISNQSPKEYYPEYLSRYSNEELRPMTEWHALPDGWESMDYNEFLEERRKLMASVIKKGFYSLCVN, from the coding sequence GTGAGTAAGACTCTTTTCAAGAAAGTTGATTATAGTTTATCTAAATTAATTCATGACATTGACCATGGAGACATAGGTTTACCAGAATTACAAAGGCCATTTGTATGGTCTGGTAGAGATGTGAGAAATTTATTTGATTCAATGTACAAGGGATTTCCAGTTGGTTATTTCTTATTTTGGTCAAATGAGCATTTAGCAAATACGAAACAGATTGGAACTGAAAGTAAACAAGCTAAGGTACCTAGACTCTTAATAGTTGATGGACAACAACGCTTAACTTCCCTCTACGCAGTATTGAAAGGGAAGGCAGTTCTGACTGAAGACTATAAAGAAAAACAACTACAAATAGCATTTCGACCGCGAGATGGTCAATTTGAAGTAGCAGATGCTGCAATTAAAAGAGACCCTGAGTTTATTCCAGATATTTCTGTAGTATGGAAGGACGGAACTTCTACTTATAAACTAATCCGAGATTTTCTAAAAAACTTAAGTTCATCCAAAGAAATATCTAATGAAGAAGAGGAAACAATTAGTGATTCAATAGACCAACTTTATAAATTAGAAGACTATCCTTTTACCGCAATGGAAATATCTTCAACAGTGGATGAAGAGCAGGTTTCTGATATATTTGTAAGAATTAATAGTAAAGGAAAAAAATTGAATCAAGCAGATTTTATTCTAACATTATTATCTGTTTTTTGGGATGAAGGTCGTAAGCAGTTAGAAGATTTCTGTAAAAAAGCCCGTATACCTGCTAGTAGTGACCAAGAAATTACCCCATATAACAACTTTATTATGCCAGATCCAGACCATCTATTAAGAGTATCAATAGGGTTAGGGTTTAAACGTGCACGTCTAAAAAATGTGTATTCCGTATTAAGAGGTAAGGATATGGAAACAGGAAAATTCTCAGAGGAACGTCGAGATGAACAATTCGATGTTCTTAAGAAAGCACAAAGTTATACCACAGATCTTCAAAACTGGCATGAGTTTATGAAGGTATTAGTTAAGGCAGGGTTTAGAAGTAGAAAAATGGTAAGCTCTGAAACCACACTCTTATACGCATATGCCATGTTTTTAATTGGGAAGGTAGATTTTAAAGTTGATCCATATACTCTTCGAAATTTGATTGCGAGATACTATTTTATGTTGGTAGTAACGGGACGATATACGAATTCTCCCGAAACAGTTATGGAGAGGGACTTGGCAAGGTTGCGCGGTTTAGCTAATCAAAAAGAGTTTATAAGAACAATTGAAAAGCTTATTAATGATTCCCTGACAAATGATTTTTGGCAAATCACTTTAGTTAATAATTTAGAAACATCATCAGCTCAAAGTCCTGCGTTATTTGCTTACTATGCTTCATTAAATCTATTAGAAGCTAAAGTTCTGTTTTCTAAAATGAAAGTTTCGGAGTTAATTGATCCAATTCTAAAGGGTACGCGTAATCCAATTGAAAGGCACCATCTGTTTCCAAAAGATTATTTGAAAAGCATTGGGATAACAGAAACAAGAAGGATTAATCAAGTGGCTAATTTTGCATTGGTTGAATGGGGAGACAATAACGATATCTCAAACCAATCACCAAAAGAATATTATCCTGAATATTTATCTAGATATTCTAATGAGGAATTAAGGCCAATGACTGAATGGCATGCACTCCCTGATGGCTGGGAAAGTATGGACTATAATGAATTTCTAGAAGAAAGAAGAAAGTTAATGGCTAGTGTAATTAAAAAAGGATTTTACAGCTTATGTGTCAATTAA
- a CDS encoding type I restriction-modification system subunit M, giving the protein MTLTEKQRQQQAELHKKLWNMANDLRGQMEAYEFKNYILGLIFYRYLSEKTEFRVAKLLEEDNISYEEAWKDEEYREALSEELIQQIGYVIEPEYLFSNMIKEIGKGDQGKFDTEMLQNAVNAITESTFGADSQEDFQNLFDDMDLASSKLGRDVKSRSRLIAKIMASINDIPFLHDDVDIDVLGDAYEYMISQFAASAGKKAGEFYTPQQVSRILAKIVTVGKSDIKSVYDPTCGSGSLLLRVAKEANVRKFYGQELTATTYNLARMNMLLHDVSYQNFDIKNDNTLTTPHHVDMRFEAVVANPPYSSKWSGDAKFLDDERFSAYGKLAPKSKADYAFIQHMIHQLDDNGTMAVVLPHGVLFRGAAEAVIRKYLIEEKNYLDAVIGLPANVFFGTSIPTCILVFKKCRESDDTVLFIDSSNEFEKGKNQNYLRDEDVEKIVNTYIKRETIDKYSYAATIKEIRENDYNLNIPRYVDTFEEEEPINIVAAQSRLKEIDQEIKLIDEELKKYLIELEV; this is encoded by the coding sequence ATGACATTAACAGAAAAGCAGCGTCAACAACAAGCTGAGTTACATAAGAAATTATGGAACATGGCGAATGACTTACGAGGGCAAATGGAAGCTTATGAATTCAAAAATTATATTCTAGGTTTGATTTTCTACCGTTATTTATCGGAAAAAACAGAGTTTCGGGTCGCTAAGTTATTGGAAGAAGATAATATTTCTTATGAAGAGGCGTGGAAAGATGAAGAATATCGAGAAGCATTATCAGAAGAGCTAATTCAACAAATCGGTTATGTTATCGAACCTGAATATCTATTCTCAAATATGATTAAAGAGATTGGGAAAGGGGACCAGGGTAAGTTTGATACGGAAATGCTGCAAAATGCAGTAAATGCTATTACGGAATCAACTTTCGGGGCTGACAGCCAAGAAGATTTTCAAAACTTGTTTGATGACATGGACTTAGCATCTTCAAAATTAGGTCGTGATGTAAAGTCGCGTTCGAGGCTTATTGCAAAGATTATGGCTAGTATCAATGATATTCCATTCCTTCATGATGACGTAGACATTGATGTACTAGGTGATGCATACGAGTATATGATCTCACAGTTTGCTGCAAGTGCTGGGAAAAAAGCTGGAGAATTCTATACACCTCAACAAGTTTCAAGAATTCTTGCTAAAATTGTAACTGTAGGTAAGTCAGATATAAAAAGTGTGTATGATCCAACGTGTGGTTCAGGTTCATTACTTTTACGTGTTGCAAAAGAAGCAAATGTCCGTAAATTTTATGGGCAAGAATTAACGGCAACAACTTATAATTTGGCTCGAATGAATATGTTGCTTCATGATGTATCTTATCAGAATTTTGATATCAAAAATGATAATACATTAACAACACCACATCATGTAGATATGCGATTCGAAGCAGTTGTTGCAAACCCACCGTACAGTTCTAAGTGGAGTGGTGATGCTAAGTTTTTAGATGATGAGCGTTTTAGTGCATATGGAAAGTTAGCGCCGAAATCTAAAGCGGACTATGCATTTATTCAGCATATGATACACCAATTAGATGATAATGGAACAATGGCGGTTGTTTTACCTCATGGTGTTTTATTTAGAGGTGCTGCAGAAGCAGTAATAAGAAAGTACCTTATTGAAGAGAAAAACTATTTAGATGCCGTAATTGGACTCCCAGCGAATGTATTCTTCGGAACATCTATTCCAACGTGTATCTTAGTATTTAAAAAGTGTCGGGAATCAGACGATACTGTATTATTTATTGATTCTTCTAATGAGTTTGAAAAAGGGAAGAATCAAAACTATTTGCGTGATGAAGATGTTGAGAAGATAGTTAATACCTATATTAAACGTGAAACAATTGATAAGTATTCTTATGCTGCAACAATAAAAGAAATTAGAGAAAATGATTATAACCTTAATATTCCTCGGTATGTAGATACATTTGAAGAAGAGGAACCGATTAATATTGTAGCTGCGCAAAGTCGTTTAAAAGAAATTGATCAAGAAATAAAACTTATTGATGAAGAATTGAAAAAATATTTGATTGAATTGGAGGTGTAA
- a CDS encoding type I restriction endonuclease subunit R — MAYQSEAQLEKNMIHQLVRQQYEQITIKDEDALIQNFRDQLNRFNQKKLEGQPLTDEEFSRFLTQLSGKSIFETAKLLRDKQVFQRNDGTEIYLELFNTRDWCKNIFQVTNQTTMEGKYKNRYDVTILINGLPVVQVELKRRGLDFKEAFNQIQRYRKHSFKGLFRFLQIFVVSNGVDTKYFANSDADILFGHTFYWSDTENNRITNLSDFTESFLEKCHIAKMIARFMVLNETEKNLMVMRPYQVFAVEALIKRALDSRNNGYIWHTTGSGKTLTSFKASQILANQPDITKVFFLVDRKDLDSQTMEEFNKFEPDSVDETDKTDNLVNQISDMTKPLILTTIQKMANAVKNKKYEKIMDQYQDKRVIFIIDECHRSQFGEMHKEISKHFKQAQYFGFTGTPRFEVNKSQDGRVTADLFEKCLHTYLIKDAIHDGNVLGFSVEYIKTVNIDIDEEDKTRVQGINTDEVWLDEERLELVAKNIVDTHERRAKSKGYTGIFTVQSIPMLIKYYDIFKKLDHNLRIAGIFTFDPNEDSENREEHSRDALERMMKDYNKMFGKNFSTDKFPSYFKDVSKGVKTAQIDILLVVDMFLTGFDSKKLNTLYVDRNLKYHTLVQAYSRTNRVDKATKPYGNVVCYRNLKENTDDAIRLYSQTDTVDDVLMKSYEDYLVQFKAALTKVQELADSPESVDDLEREEDKHKFIVSFRELTKNLVKLQTFTDFEFDPDILGIGEQTYQDFKSKYLRIYDETKNSDTKESILANVDFSIELMHTDRINVSYIMNLIRNINFDDEEEREKTVDLIEKELDRADNEELRLKVDLIKNFLHKVVPTMSNQDSVDDAYNEFEQQERLKEIKAFASEFDIPQEQLQSFIEEYEYSGVIDNQEISDTIKLPFLKKKKLLQRIITYIFEHTKRYT; from the coding sequence TTGGCATATCAGTCCGAAGCACAACTTGAAAAGAATATGATTCACCAACTTGTTCGACAGCAATATGAACAGATTACGATTAAGGATGAAGATGCACTAATTCAAAATTTCAGGGATCAATTAAATAGATTTAATCAAAAGAAATTAGAAGGTCAGCCATTGACGGATGAAGAATTCAGTCGGTTCTTAACTCAACTAAGTGGTAAAAGTATATTTGAAACAGCCAAGCTACTAAGAGATAAACAAGTGTTTCAACGAAATGATGGTACGGAGATTTATCTGGAGCTTTTTAATACGCGTGATTGGTGTAAAAATATTTTTCAAGTAACAAATCAAACAACAATGGAAGGTAAGTATAAGAATCGCTATGACGTGACGATCTTGATTAATGGGTTACCAGTCGTACAGGTTGAATTGAAGCGCAGAGGTTTAGATTTCAAAGAGGCATTTAATCAGATTCAACGTTATCGTAAGCACTCGTTTAAGGGGTTATTTAGGTTTCTACAGATATTTGTTGTAAGTAATGGAGTGGATACGAAGTATTTTGCGAACTCTGATGCTGACATTTTATTTGGCCATACTTTTTATTGGTCAGATACGGAGAACAACCGTATAACAAATTTGAGTGACTTTACAGAGAGCTTTTTAGAGAAGTGTCATATAGCAAAGATGATAGCTCGTTTTATGGTCCTAAACGAAACCGAAAAGAATTTAATGGTCATGAGACCTTACCAAGTGTTTGCTGTAGAAGCATTGATTAAGCGAGCTTTAGATTCCAGGAATAACGGTTACATTTGGCATACGACCGGTTCGGGAAAAACACTTACCTCTTTTAAAGCCAGTCAAATCCTTGCCAATCAACCAGATATAACAAAAGTATTTTTCTTAGTAGACCGTAAAGATTTAGACTCTCAGACAATGGAGGAGTTTAATAAGTTTGAGCCGGATTCGGTTGATGAAACAGATAAGACGGATAATTTAGTAAATCAAATCTCAGATATGACAAAGCCTCTTATTTTAACAACGATTCAAAAGATGGCGAATGCCGTAAAGAATAAGAAATATGAGAAAATTATGGATCAATATCAAGACAAACGTGTCATCTTTATCATTGATGAGTGTCATCGTAGTCAGTTCGGTGAAATGCATAAGGAAATTTCTAAACACTTTAAACAGGCTCAGTATTTCGGCTTTACGGGTACACCTCGCTTTGAAGTGAATAAGAGTCAAGATGGACGAGTGACAGCTGATTTATTTGAAAAGTGTTTACACACATATTTGATTAAAGATGCGATTCATGACGGAAATGTATTAGGGTTTTCGGTAGAGTATATTAAAACAGTCAATATTGACATTGATGAAGAAGATAAAACACGCGTACAAGGGATAAATACAGATGAAGTTTGGCTAGATGAGGAACGGTTAGAACTTGTCGCTAAAAATATCGTTGATACGCATGAAAGAAGAGCAAAGAGTAAGGGATATACCGGTATATTTACGGTTCAGAGTATTCCAATGCTTATTAAGTATTACGATATATTCAAAAAATTAGATCACAACTTAAGGATTGCAGGTATTTTTACGTTTGATCCTAATGAAGATAGTGAAAACCGTGAAGAACATTCACGAGATGCTTTAGAGCGCATGATGAAGGATTACAATAAAATGTTTGGTAAGAACTTTTCAACGGACAAGTTCCCTAGTTACTTTAAAGATGTGTCTAAAGGAGTTAAAACGGCTCAAATTGATATTCTTCTTGTCGTTGATATGTTTTTAACGGGCTTTGATAGCAAAAAGCTCAATACACTTTACGTGGATCGAAACCTGAAATACCATACATTAGTTCAGGCGTATTCACGAACAAATCGAGTAGATAAAGCAACGAAGCCATATGGAAATGTTGTTTGCTATCGTAATTTAAAAGAAAATACGGACGATGCTATACGTTTATATTCGCAGACAGATACGGTTGATGACGTATTGATGAAAAGTTATGAAGATTATCTAGTGCAGTTTAAAGCAGCACTTACGAAGGTACAGGAGCTTGCTGATTCTCCTGAATCTGTTGATGACCTGGAAAGAGAAGAAGATAAACATAAGTTTATTGTTAGTTTCCGTGAATTAACGAAAAACCTAGTGAAGCTTCAGACCTTTACAGATTTTGAGTTTGATCCAGACATACTAGGAATTGGAGAACAAACCTACCAGGATTTTAAAAGTAAGTATCTTCGCATTTATGACGAAACGAAGAATAGTGATACAAAAGAATCCATTTTAGCTAACGTAGACTTCTCTATTGAGTTGATGCACACAGACCGTATCAATGTTAGCTACATTATGAATCTAATCCGTAATATTAACTTTGATGATGAAGAAGAACGCGAAAAGACGGTTGATTTGATCGAGAAAGAATTAGATCGCGCGGATAATGAAGAACTTCGCTTGAAGGTTGATTTGATTAAAAATTTCTTACACAAAGTCGTTCCTACGATGTCGAACCAGGATTCTGTAGATGATGCATATAACGAATTTGAACAACAAGAGCGTTTAAAGGAAATTAAGGCTTTTGCTAGTGAGTTTGACATTCCACAGGAGCAACTTCAGTCATTTATTGAAGAATACGAGTACAGTGGTGTTATTGATAATCAAGAAATCAGCGATACCATTAAGCTACCTTTTTTAAAGAAAAAGAAGCTGTTACAACGAATCATAACTTATATTTTTGAACATACAAAACGTTATACATGA